The window ACTACCCCTATGGCAGTTGTATGGAAAATTGCAAGACCACAGAGGATGGAGGCTTCATCAATGTCTTCCCGAGCCTTGAGGTGGAATGGGACCTCATCCAACCCTCTGGAAATGCAAGACGTCCGTTCACAGTGCAATTGGGTCAAAAGGGGTGGATGTCTCACAAAGAATGGGACACCCGTTTTGTTGCTTCGCAAATGTACAGCGATTGTCCTTTGCTTGAGTCAAAACCATCCTCTTTGAACCACATAGAGGTCATGAAATACGGAAAGTTTGCTTATGAGATATTGTTCAATCCAGAGAAAACAGCCTTTTGCATTGATGTGACACGCTTTTGACCCACTTTGAATTCCCCATCAAAGGTTTTTCAAAAAGTTGGGGTTTCTCTTTCTCGGGGTGTGGCGCTTCCGGCTGTTATTGGCTGCGGTTGTAAGCCAGATAAACCCGAGAGAACAACGCAGACAGGTCGTAACGGGTCACGTTGGACAGCAGCACCACACTGAGGTCATCTTCCGGGAAATAGGCCATGTACGAACTGCCCCCCGGGAGTTCACCCGAGTGGGTGATTTGATCCTTCCCAAGGAATTTCACCACCGCGACACCATAAGCGTAATGTCCTCCAGCGACCGGAACATGAGGACTTGCAAAAGCCTGAATGGACTGGGGACCGAGCACCTTGCCACCGAAAATGCCGGGAAGCCACTGCACCAGTTCTCTGGGGGTGGCGGAAAGTCCACCTGCAGCCTGCACCACTTCGTAGTTGAACACGTCTGCTTTTTGAAAGCCTTCTCCATCGGGGGTGTAGCCCTGTGCCCGCTCTGGGAGCTGCACCTCATCCCTATAGAAGTTGGTTTTCTGGAAGCCCATGGGGGTGAGCACTTTCTGTTGCAGGTAGGTCTCGAAAGGGAGTCCAGAGGCTTTTTCGATCACCTGTCCCAGCAGGATGTACCCAGAGTTGCTGTAACGGTAGGGACCCCCCGGAGCAAAATCCACGGGTTCATTGGCGAACTTCTGGATGAGTTCTTGAGGGGTGGGCCTCTGGGTCCTGAGGGTGGCGAGGTCTGCCCGCTCAAAGTAATTGAAGATTCCAGAGGTGTGGGTCAGCAGTTGGTGCAGGGTGATGTTTGCCCCGTTGGGGTAATCCGGAAGGTACTTGCTGAGGGGGTCACTGACCTTGAGTTTGCCTTCTTCTTGCAGTTTGAGGATCGCCACCCCAACGAAACTCTTGGTGACCGAGGCCACCCGGTAAAGGGTGTCTGAGGTGTTGGGAATGGACTGTTCAAGGTCTGCCATGCCCACCGATTTCTCGAAGGTGGTTTTGCCTT of the Deinococcus misasensis DSM 22328 genome contains:
- a CDS encoding serine hydrolase domain-containing protein, with the protein product MRKPYWLTLPLILSSAFAQSNDSQPRLSQLVDRLFETQQFMGTVIVAEKGKTTFEKSVGMADLEQSIPNTSDTLYRVASVTKSFVGVAILKLQEEGKLKVSDPLSKYLPDYPNGANITLHQLLTHTSGIFNYFERADLATLRTQRPTPQELIQKFANEPVDFAPGGPYRYSNSGYILLGQVIEKASGLPFETYLQQKVLTPMGFQKTNFYRDEVQLPERAQGYTPDGEGFQKADVFNYEVVQAAGGLSATPRELVQWLPGIFGGKVLGPQSIQAFASPHVPVAGGHYAYGVAVVKFLGKDQITHSGELPGGSSYMAYFPEDDLSVVLLSNVTRYDLSALFSRVYLAYNRSQ